TAATCATGCACGTGTGGATACCGTTGCAGCCGATCAATATGCGGATATTCAACGTCTTAATGCAGAAGTTAGCTTGGCGTCGCAAAATCCCGATCTAGAAGCGGACGCAAAAGCATCGTTAGAGAAGAGTCGTACTCAGCTAAATAAGAACATCGATACTTTAGTTGGCACCCATGGAGAATCGGTCTATGCTTGGCAGGCTCTGATGATTAAAGCGCGTCAACAAGTCGACAGTGATGATTTTAAGGCAGCAGGCGAGAGCTTTAAAAAGGCGTTAGCGATTGATTTGGGTGATGCAGGTCTAGAGGCGATTACCCGTTTGCGTTATGCGACCACGCTTTTGGCAGCAGGCGATGCAAAAGCGGCATTGACAGAAGCCAGTCGTTACATGCCCAGCTCATTTGAAGCCAGTCAGCAAGAGTTACTTGGTGATATTTATTTAGCACAAGACAATACAGATTCAGCGATTAAATCCTATAATAATGCGTGGAATTTATTACGTGAGCGTCAAGAAACCCGCGCAGTATTGGCATTAAAAATGGAAAGTTTGGGTATCGTCCCTGAGCCTATCGCTGAGCAAACCAGCCTTATTCAAGAATCTACGGCAACATCGCAAGCACCAGTGATGGAAGATTCAGTAGAAACTAATACCGGTGCTGGTGCATAAAATTTTAAAACTAGAGGCTTAGTATTAAAAAAGTTAGTGCTGATTTCGATAGATATGGTAATACCTCAAAACGTTCTACAAAGGAAGTAGCATAATCAGTCAGAAGGATGATGATAACCGACACTTATTTGTACTAGGTTAGTATTGTTTTTTATCACTGATTAAACGCTAATTTATTAATGATTAATTTATTTGTAGTGAGACCTATAATGACTCAAGCTATTCGCTTTAACAATACCATCAAAGCCAAAACCATGCGCTCAACGGCCATGCATATAGCCGTAATTGCAGTGATGACAACTGCGGTCATTGGGTGTAATCGAGGTATCAAGCCAGTCGTCAATGACCCTGTAAAATTGGTACAAATTATCCAACCTGTTAGTGTATTGCAGCCAGTTTTTAGTACCGACCTTGGTAATAAAAACGTCAGTAAAAAAGATCCGCTTACTTTGCAAGTTGGCTATGCCAATTCGCAAATCGTTACGGCCTCGCGCGCTGGTGATCTGGTTGGTTTTGATAAAGCTGGTCAGCGTTTATGGTCAGTGAATGTTGGCGACCAGATTACAGGTGGTGTTGCGATAGATGAGCTAAGCCAAACCGCTATTATCAGTACTCGTGGCGGTCTGGTTATGGCATTTGATAGCGTAACAGGTGCAAAACGCTGGCAGCAACAGCTTACCGGTTCAGTGCTAACGCCAGCATTGATCAGCAACAACCGCGTTATTCTATCAGCCAATGATGGTTTTCTGCATGGCTTATCACTACAGACCGGTCAGTCAGTCTGGCAGTTTGCTACCCAAGTCCCTGTGATTAGTGTACGTGGTAGCGCTGCACCAACGTTATTAGATGCCAAGACAGCATTGCTAGCGACTGCCGATGGACGCTTGCATGCTGTTACGGTAGATAATGGTTTGCCATTATGGTCAAGACGCGTTGGTGTGGGTACAGGCAGCAGCGAAGTTGAACGTATGAGCGACGTTGATGGTATGCCGATTGTAGATAACAATCAGTTATTTGCTATCAGCTATAGTGGTCAGCTACTCGGTATTGATTTGGCATCAGGACAAGTATTGTTTGTTAATGAGCTTGCCAGCTTAAAAGCGCTTGCAGTCAATAATCAGCAAGTGGTTGCGACGAGCTTAGAGGGTAAAGTGGTTGCTTATAACCGCAGTAATGGTACTGTCTTATGGGAAAGTGAAGAATTGGCCTATCGTCATTTGACCAATCCTGTGATGATTGGCAACTATATCGCAGTGGGCGATTTTGATGGAGTGGTGCATTTATTTGACCCAGCCACCGGTAAGATTGTCAGCCGTGTACAGACCAAAGGCTCATTGACCAATTTGCAAGTACAAGGCAGCCGCTTGATGACCCAAAGCACCTCAGGTCAAGTAGCGATTTGGCAGTTGGCGCGCTAATCTTAATGACTTGCAGTCTTATCTAATGAGTATTGTTCCATATGGCTCATTGAATAGGCAGCCTAATAGTAAAATGAACAGAAAACGCTGCATTGTCAGCGTTTAATGCCTTGTAAAATTGCTTGTTTACATATCGGCTTTCGCGTACGCTATGCGACCGGTGCATTGTTGGCGTTATCTATATATAATAGCGATAGATAATGTCCATATATGATGCAGTCCTCTGAATATCATTTATTTATTCATTGTAAGATAGCCAAGAACTATTTTCTGGCTATCGTTTTATCTTATCATTCATTTAAATTTACGGTCAACTGCCACTATTTACTGCTTTATTACAACTATTTGGTATTTTATTATCATAGCAGCTTTGTAAAAGAGATTTTACCTAAGTAGTCGCATTGTCCGTCATTGTGCCTTTCACTGAGAGTAACCCATGAGTATCAAGCCTGTGGTCGCCTTAATTGGTCGTCCAAACGTCGGTAAATCCACCTTATTCAATCAGTTCACTAAAAGTCGGCAGGCATTGGTTGCTGATTTGTCAGGATTGACTCGTGACCGTCAATACGGTGATGCAACCTACGAAGACAAAGCTTTTATTGTCGTTGATACCGGTGGTATTGGTGAAGCGGACGATGGCAGAGGCGATATTGATGATTACATGTCTGAGCAGTCGTATACTGCCATTCATGAAGCCGACATCATTGTGTTTGTGGTTGATGCGCGCGCAGGAATGATTGGTGCCGATGCTGAGATTGGTAAATTTCTACATACCCTTGGCAAGCCTGTCTATGTGGTTGCCAATAAAGTCGATGGCGTGCATGATTCGGCGCCGGCTGAATTTTATGCATTAGGTCTAGGCGAACCATATCCAATGGCGGCCAGTCACGGTCGTGGTGTGGGCAACCTGCTCGAAGTATTGACCGCTGATATGCCTAATCAAGAAAATATCATAGAGCCAAGAGGCTTAAAGCTTGCTATTATCGGTCGTCCAAACGTTGGCAAATCAACTCTCGTTAACCGTTTATTGGGTGAAGACCGCGTTGTCGTTTTTGATATGCCTGGTACCACTCGTGATAGTATTTATATCCCATATAAGCGTGATGGCAAAGATTACGTATTGATTGATACGGCTGGGGTACGTCGCCGTGGTAAAATCGATGAAAAGGTAGAGAAATTCTCAGTTATCAAAACTTTGCAAGCCATTGAAGATTCTAACGTGACTGTTATTGTTATTGATGCTCATGAAGGTATCGTCGATCAAGATTTGCATATGATTGGCTATGCATTGGACGCAGGTCGTGCTCTAGTGGTTGCGATTAATAAGTGGGATGGTCTGACTGCCGATCAAAAGAACTATATCAAGATTGAGATGGATCGCCGTTTTAACTTTATCCCTTATGTAAAAGTGCATCAAATCTCAGCACTACATGGTACGGGTGTGGGTAATTTATATCCGTCTATATTGCGCGCTTATCAATCGTCTATGTTTGAAGTGTCGACCAACCGTTTGACACAGATTTTGCAAGATGCTGTTACTGCTAATCCACCGCCAACGGTCGCTGGTCGCCGCATTAAGTTGCGTTACGCGCATATTGGTGGACACAATCCGCCCGTTATTGTGATTCATGGCAATCAGACTGGCTCGTTACCTAAGAGCTATCAGCGCTATCTTGAAAATCAATTCCGTCAGGTATTTAAGTTAGAAGGCACGCCACTAAACGTAGTCTTTAAACTGAATGAAAACCCGTATGCTAACAAAAGCGACACACCAACCAAAGCGAAAACCCAACAGCTGCGTCAACGTGAACGTAATCGTGCGCAGAAATTTACGACAAAAGATAAGAAACCGCGTTAATTTTATTAAATTCTCACTGTTTTTACGCTTTTTAATTGATATATAGTTGAAATACTTTAAAGTCGCTACCGTATTGCTGGTGTAAATTTTTTGCAGCCTCTGTCTGCGTAGGCACAGCAAGCAAGAAAAATTTGCACCAGTAGTACGTGTTGTATCGATATTACTTTTCACCGACTATATAGAAAGTGACTGGACTATAAAAAGTGACTAGACATAAAAAAGACGCCTCCTATCGAGGCGTCTTTTTTATGTTGAACTTCATGATAAAAGCATTATTTTAAAAGGCCATTATTACGCTTAAAATAAGTTTTGTGCCCAGCGAGAAAAACGTTGCCAGATACGGCTCATAAAGCCTGATTGCTCAATATCGCTTGTCGCAATCACAGGCACAGAAGCAACTGCTTTACCATCGATAACAGCCATCATCTTACCGATTTCTTGACCTTTTTTGATAGGCGCTTCTAAGCTTTCAGGAATATCGATTACAGTAGAGATTTTATTCTTTTGAGTCTTAGTGGTTAGAATCTGCAAATTATCAGCAGTTACCACTTCTATCTCTTTTGCTTCACCAAACCAGACAGGAACTTTGCTGACAAATTGCCCAGCAGGTGCTTGAGTGACAGTGGTGAAGTGACCAAAACCCCAGTTTAGCAACTCACGCGACTGGTCAGCACGTGCTTGCTGACTTTCTGTACCCATAATGACAGAGATTAGACGCATACCTTCACGGTTGCTTGAGGCTGCCAAGCAATAACCAGCCGCATCCGTATGTCCTGTTTTTAGACCATCAACAGTAGGGTCGGTGGCGAGTAGCGCATTACGGTTACCTTGAGTAATACCGTTATAGGTAAACTCTTTTTCTGAATAAATTCTGTAGTAGTCGCCGCTGTTTTTGATAATAGCGCGTGACAGCTTGGCCAAATCTAGAGCAGATGCTTGGTGACCTTCCTCAGGCATACCGGTAGAGTTAACGAAATGGGTATTCTTCATACCAATCTTTTGCGCTTGCTCATTCATCAAGATAGCAAACGACGCTTCGCTACCAGCGATATGCTCAGCCATCGCTTTTGAGGCATCATTACCTGATTGGATAATAATACCGCGTAGCATATCGATGACACTTGCGCTTTTATTCACTGGTACATACATGCACGACTGGCTATTACTGCCGCGGCACCAAGCATTTGGACTCATTAATACCTGATCGGTTTCTTTGAGATCGCCTGATGCTAAGCGCTGCTCAATGATATAACTGGTCATCATTTTGGTCAAAGACGCTGGCGGCAAGGCTTGATTGGCATTTTTCTGTGCCAAAATTTCACCCGTGTTATAGTCCATTAATACATACGCAGTATTTGCCATCTCAGGCTGCTGTATGGCTGCACTTGCCATCACTGCACTCATAGAAATACTGACACCCACTACCAGCTGCACCAGCTGTTTTTTCACACGCTTTACTGTCATAGATTGTTACACCGCATCATAAAACCAAATGTATCTGCCGCTTATCCCCAATACCACACCTTTACACAATCGTTGGCAGACTGTGTTAAATCTCAGGTTAAACCATGGATTTTTTGAGAGCAGAGGAGACTAAAGCAACGGACATAAAATTAACGTCTTATCTTAGCAAAATGCCGCCCGATGGGGAAACGATAAATACAATAAAATAAGACGTTATTAAAAATAGAGTGAGTAATTTTATAAAATTCACTCATAAAAAAGCTTGCTGCTATCCTTGTTAAATAATAGGGATAGCAGCAAGCTTTTTGTAGCGAGTCATCTAAATAAATAAGCGCTTAAAACTG
This window of the Psychrobacter arcticus 273-4 genome carries:
- a CDS encoding D-alanyl-D-alanine carboxypeptidase family protein, which encodes MTVKRVKKQLVQLVVGVSISMSAVMASAAIQQPEMANTAYVLMDYNTGEILAQKNANQALPPASLTKMMTSYIIEQRLASGDLKETDQVLMSPNAWCRGSNSQSCMYVPVNKSASVIDMLRGIIIQSGNDASKAMAEHIAGSEASFAILMNEQAQKIGMKNTHFVNSTGMPEEGHQASALDLAKLSRAIIKNSGDYYRIYSEKEFTYNGITQGNRNALLATDPTVDGLKTGHTDAAGYCLAASSNREGMRLISVIMGTESQQARADQSRELLNWGFGHFTTVTQAPAGQFVSKVPVWFGEAKEIEVVTADNLQILTTKTQKNKISTVIDIPESLEAPIKKGQEIGKMMAVIDGKAVASVPVIATSDIEQSGFMSRIWQRFSRWAQNLF
- a CDS encoding YfgM family protein yields the protein MALTPNSPNADNSMQALKQYGSYIVTAILLALAAYFGWTYWQDNHARVDTVAADQYADIQRLNAEVSLASQNPDLEADAKASLEKSRTQLNKNIDTLVGTHGESVYAWQALMIKARQQVDSDDFKAAGESFKKALAIDLGDAGLEAITRLRYATTLLAAGDAKAALTEASRYMPSSFEASQQELLGDIYLAQDNTDSAIKSYNNAWNLLRERQETRAVLALKMESLGIVPEPIAEQTSLIQESTATSQAPVMEDSVETNTGAGA
- the bamB gene encoding outer membrane protein assembly factor BamB, coding for MTQAIRFNNTIKAKTMRSTAMHIAVIAVMTTAVIGCNRGIKPVVNDPVKLVQIIQPVSVLQPVFSTDLGNKNVSKKDPLTLQVGYANSQIVTASRAGDLVGFDKAGQRLWSVNVGDQITGGVAIDELSQTAIISTRGGLVMAFDSVTGAKRWQQQLTGSVLTPALISNNRVILSANDGFLHGLSLQTGQSVWQFATQVPVISVRGSAAPTLLDAKTALLATADGRLHAVTVDNGLPLWSRRVGVGTGSSEVERMSDVDGMPIVDNNQLFAISYSGQLLGIDLASGQVLFVNELASLKALAVNNQQVVATSLEGKVVAYNRSNGTVLWESEELAYRHLTNPVMIGNYIAVGDFDGVVHLFDPATGKIVSRVQTKGSLTNLQVQGSRLMTQSTSGQVAIWQLAR
- the der gene encoding ribosome biogenesis GTPase Der; translation: MSIKPVVALIGRPNVGKSTLFNQFTKSRQALVADLSGLTRDRQYGDATYEDKAFIVVDTGGIGEADDGRGDIDDYMSEQSYTAIHEADIIVFVVDARAGMIGADAEIGKFLHTLGKPVYVVANKVDGVHDSAPAEFYALGLGEPYPMAASHGRGVGNLLEVLTADMPNQENIIEPRGLKLAIIGRPNVGKSTLVNRLLGEDRVVVFDMPGTTRDSIYIPYKRDGKDYVLIDTAGVRRRGKIDEKVEKFSVIKTLQAIEDSNVTVIVIDAHEGIVDQDLHMIGYALDAGRALVVAINKWDGLTADQKNYIKIEMDRRFNFIPYVKVHQISALHGTGVGNLYPSILRAYQSSMFEVSTNRLTQILQDAVTANPPPTVAGRRIKLRYAHIGGHNPPVIVIHGNQTGSLPKSYQRYLENQFRQVFKLEGTPLNVVFKLNENPYANKSDTPTKAKTQQLRQRERNRAQKFTTKDKKPR